From a single Thermococcus sp. LS1 genomic region:
- the nth gene encoding endonuclease III — protein sequence MAKTNSGSLSLDGFTFQESWEEKKKRAEKIVEILMKTHPREKLLIGDPYRTLIHCIISQRMRDEVTYKVWEKLFEKYGDIETIARTPVEEMQAFLKENGVGLWKTKGEWIVKASRIILDKYGGKVPDDIHELMKLPGIGRKCANIVLAYGFGRQAIPVDTHVNRISKRLGLAPPRVQPERVEKYLRELIPREKWIYVNHAMVDHGKTICSPIRPKCEKCPLRELCPYAKGLVRAEDIR from the coding sequence ATGGCAAAAACAAACTCAGGCTCGTTAAGCCTTGATGGCTTCACTTTCCAGGAGAGCTGGGAGGAGAAGAAAAAGAGGGCGGAAAAAATAGTCGAAATCCTGATGAAGACCCATCCGAGGGAGAAGCTTCTCATCGGCGACCCCTACAGGACGTTAATCCACTGCATAATCTCCCAGCGCATGCGTGACGAGGTCACCTACAAGGTCTGGGAAAAACTGTTTGAGAAGTACGGAGACATCGAAACCATCGCGAGAACGCCGGTAGAGGAAATGCAGGCCTTTCTGAAGGAGAACGGCGTCGGCCTCTGGAAAACAAAGGGCGAATGGATAGTGAAAGCCTCGAGGATAATCCTGGATAAGTACGGCGGAAAGGTTCCGGACGATATTCACGAACTCATGAAACTGCCGGGAATAGGCAGAAAGTGCGCCAACATTGTCTTGGCTTACGGCTTCGGGAGACAGGCGATACCGGTTGATACCCATGTAAACAGGATAAGCAAGCGCCTGGGCCTGGCTCCTCCGAGGGTTCAGCCAGAGAGAGTCGAGAAGTACCTAAGAGAGCTCATCCCAAGGGAGAAGTGGATATACGTGAACCACGCCATGGTTGACCACGGAAAGACTATATGTAGCCCAATAAGGCCGAAGTGTGAAAAATG
- a CDS encoding ATPase, translating to MRLVLKPLFEAELPAGFEEIVREKLAGKEVRTGEEVEIDLLGKPLRFKVLLAEPSPMKVARSTRVEFSTGEVKIINFEFDEPVKDIIPFEKGFVVVFSNKVLILNHNGQKIYSDEFEELNKVSVSKETVVIVHGKNKLRLVKP from the coding sequence ATGAGGCTTGTCCTGAAGCCCCTTTTCGAGGCAGAACTTCCGGCCGGATTCGAGGAGATAGTACGGGAAAAGCTAGCCGGGAAAGAGGTAAGAACCGGCGAGGAAGTCGAGATAGACCTGCTCGGAAAGCCTCTCCGCTTCAAAGTTCTGCTAGCGGAGCCCTCACCGATGAAGGTCGCGAGGAGCACGAGGGTGGAGTTCTCGACGGGAGAAGTTAAGATCATCAACTTCGAGTTCGATGAACCTGTGAAAGACATCATTCCATTCGAGAAGGGCTTCGTCGTGGTGTTTTCCAATAAGGTTCTAATCCTGAACCATAATGGGCAAAAGATTTATAGCGATGAGTTCGAGGAACTCAACAAAGTTAGCGTTTCCAAAGAGACGGTGGTGATAGTGCATGGCAAAAACAAACTCAGGCTCGTTAAGCCTTGA
- a CDS encoding RNA-guided endonuclease TnpB family protein, giving the protein MKRSVTVKLQPSKAQEQILFQLADLGTKAWNEVNYHRRQLFFQKKPVDFNSTEKTVYEKYKREIGSATVQQIARKNAEAWRSFFSLAKKRKSKELPTWLKPRPPNYLKEGGKRKPLIVLRNDQYRIEGNKLILKGLGEFKRVEIQFKGRIHLKGKQGRLEITYDPVKRKWYAHISFTVNQKLSKDGWIDVPRTPKGNLSAGIDLGVNNLMAVYVENGESFLVNGRPLKSIAFYWQRKIADYQSKINNSGQKTSRKFRRMHQKAKLQARYFINTAVRQTVEKLYRLGVSKIVVGYPKGISRNSEKGRKRNFLLSHVWRFNTMIKRLKEVAEEYGIKVEVVDEAFTSQTCPVCGKPHEGARFVRGLFECPTTGLVFNADLVGAFNILKKVVKTITPNLGGLRAQGRGNGGKALPEGLKSPPLLGFNEAPQTSPALARG; this is encoded by the coding sequence ATGAAGCGTTCAGTGACAGTCAAACTCCAACCTTCAAAAGCTCAAGAGCAAATCCTCTTTCAGTTAGCCGACTTAGGAACAAAAGCCTGGAACGAAGTAAACTACCATCGCAGGCAACTCTTCTTCCAGAAAAAGCCCGTGGACTTTAACAGCACGGAGAAAACCGTTTATGAGAAATACAAGCGGGAAATTGGCTCAGCAACAGTCCAGCAAATAGCGAGGAAAAACGCGGAAGCTTGGAGGAGCTTTTTCTCTCTCGCCAAAAAGAGGAAGAGCAAAGAACTCCCAACGTGGCTCAAGCCAAGACCACCAAACTACCTCAAGGAGGGTGGAAAGAGAAAGCCTCTCATCGTCCTCAGAAACGACCAATACCGGATTGAGGGGAATAAATTAATCCTCAAAGGCCTCGGAGAGTTCAAACGCGTGGAAATTCAATTCAAGGGCAGAATTCACTTGAAGGGAAAGCAAGGCCGGTTAGAAATAACTTACGACCCCGTGAAGCGGAAGTGGTATGCCCATATTAGCTTCACTGTTAACCAAAAACTCTCGAAGGACGGCTGGATTGATGTTCCAAGAACTCCGAAAGGAAACCTCTCAGCAGGGATAGATTTAGGAGTAAACAACTTGATGGCGGTTTACGTTGAGAACGGTGAGAGCTTTTTGGTAAATGGTCGGCCGTTAAAGTCCATCGCCTTCTACTGGCAGAGGAAAATTGCCGATTATCAGTCGAAAATCAACAATTCTGGACAGAAAACGAGCAGAAAATTTAGGAGAATGCATCAAAAGGCAAAACTCCAAGCGAGATACTTCATTAACACGGCGGTAAGGCAAACGGTGGAGAAACTCTACCGATTAGGAGTTTCTAAAATTGTCGTTGGCTATCCCAAGGGCATCAGCAGAAACTCTGAAAAGGGGAGAAAGCGGAATTTCCTCCTCTCTCACGTTTGGCGGTTCAATACCATGATAAAACGCCTTAAAGAGGTGGCAGAAGAGTATGGTATTAAGGTTGAGGTAGTTGATGAGGCTTTCACTTCTCAAACTTGCCCCGTCTGTGGGAAGCCTCACGAAGGGGCTCGTTTTGTTAGGGGTTTGTTTGAGTGTCCCACGACGGGGCTTGTCTTTAACGCGGACTTAGTTGGAGCGTTTAACATTTTGAAAAAAGTTGTGAAAACGATAACCCCAAACTTGGGTGGCCTCCGCGCCCAAGGGAGGGGTAATGGGGGGAAGGCCCTCCCCGAGGGGCTAAAAAGTCCACCCTTGTTAGGCTTTAATGAAGCCCCTCAAACCTCCCCCGCCTTAGCAAGGGGTTGA
- a CDS encoding PadR family transcriptional regulator has translation MERPNFRGYMKILILDLLKEPKHGYGIMTELEERYGIKLSAGTVYPILSSLKRNGLIEVAETGMRDKKSYVITEKGLAYLGEHEEELAEIKTRMRAYRAFLELGGDELRTAFRELFRNIEDLSEEQRAKLRELFQDCAKRIRLVLLGEIDE, from the coding sequence GTGGAAAGACCCAATTTCAGGGGCTACATGAAGATACTGATCCTTGACCTGCTGAAGGAGCCGAAACACGGTTATGGAATAATGACAGAACTGGAGGAGCGATACGGCATAAAACTCAGCGCAGGGACCGTTTACCCTATACTCTCCTCACTAAAGAGGAACGGCCTCATAGAGGTGGCAGAGACGGGAATGAGGGACAAAAAGAGCTACGTGATAACCGAGAAGGGTCTGGCATATCTGGGGGAGCACGAAGAAGAGCTCGCGGAGATAAAGACCCGGATGCGGGCGTACAGGGCTTTTCTTGAGCTTGGAGGAGATGAACTAAGAACCGCCTTCAGGGAGCTCTTTCGGAATATTGAAGACCTCAGCGAAGAGCAGAGGGCCAAGCTGAGGGAGCTCTTCCAGGACTGCGCCAAGAGGATAAGACTTGTACTCCTGGGTGAGATTGATGAGTGA
- a CDS encoding ferredoxin family protein has protein sequence MSESVRDWREYYREMESSAPLVIYYPLCGGGEECITACPYGEKIWEVKPMKVSLFGVKEKVRLRPVMANPELCRNCQLCVEACPTGALRPGDTPVRHPVLTLVYNTLRLPFKGKYNLKFVFRKEHVERFRKNNGLEV, from the coding sequence ATGAGTGAGAGCGTTCGGGACTGGAGAGAGTACTACCGGGAGATGGAGAGCAGTGCCCCTCTCGTGATATACTACCCCCTTTGCGGTGGGGGCGAAGAGTGCATAACGGCCTGTCCCTATGGAGAGAAGATATGGGAAGTCAAACCCATGAAGGTTTCGCTCTTTGGTGTGAAAGAGAAGGTCCGCCTCAGGCCTGTTATGGCGAATCCGGAACTATGTAGAAACTGTCAGCTGTGCGTTGAGGCCTGCCCAACGGGCGCACTGAGGCCGGGGGATACTCCGGTCAGACATCCAGTTTTAACGCTCGTGTACAACACGCTGCGGCTACCGTTTAAGGGGAAGTACAACCTGAAGTTTGTCTTTAGGAAGGAGCATGTTGAGCGGTTTAGAAAGAACAACGGGTTGGAGGTGTGA
- a CDS encoding ATP-binding cassette domain-containing protein — MYAIEVENLVKKYGDFEAVKGISFKVKRGEIFAFLGPNGAGKTTTVHVLTTLLKPTSGKAIVAGHDVVKEPMEVRKKIGIVFQDPSFDRELTAYENMLIHGRIYGLGGNELKKKIEMLLKFVELWEFKDRPVKFFSGGMQRRLEIARSLLHEPEVLFLDEPTIGLDPQTRAHIWEYIKAMKEEHNMTIFLTTHYMDEAEQLADRIAIMDHGKIIAEGTAEELKKLVGNDIIYLKLESPKENLKCIKADFIKGCKLLPDGRVRLDVENAAEALPRLFELARESGVKILEVTYHRPTLNDVFLHLTGREIRDEGGESNAMKMVMRARMRR, encoded by the coding sequence ATGTACGCAATTGAGGTTGAGAACCTCGTGAAAAAATACGGCGACTTCGAGGCCGTCAAGGGTATTTCGTTCAAGGTGAAGAGGGGGGAAATATTCGCCTTCCTTGGGCCAAACGGTGCCGGAAAGACGACGACGGTTCACGTGTTGACAACACTGCTCAAGCCAACGTCAGGAAAAGCTATTGTGGCCGGCCACGACGTCGTTAAGGAGCCGATGGAGGTCAGGAAGAAAATAGGCATAGTCTTCCAGGACCCGAGCTTTGACAGAGAACTGACCGCCTATGAAAACATGCTCATCCACGGCAGGATTTACGGTCTGGGTGGAAACGAGCTCAAGAAGAAGATAGAGATGCTCCTAAAGTTTGTCGAACTCTGGGAGTTTAAAGACAGGCCGGTTAAGTTCTTCTCGGGTGGAATGCAGAGGAGGCTTGAAATAGCGCGCTCGCTCCTCCACGAGCCCGAGGTGCTGTTCCTCGATGAACCAACCATCGGCTTAGACCCTCAGACGAGGGCCCACATCTGGGAGTACATCAAGGCTATGAAAGAGGAGCACAACATGACGATATTCCTCACAACTCACTACATGGACGAGGCGGAGCAGCTGGCAGATAGAATAGCCATTATGGATCACGGCAAGATAATCGCCGAAGGCACGGCAGAGGAACTGAAGAAACTCGTAGGCAACGACATCATTTACCTCAAGCTGGAGAGTCCAAAAGAGAACCTCAAGTGCATAAAGGCAGACTTCATCAAGGGCTGCAAGCTTTTGCCAGACGGAAGGGTCAGGCTTGATGTTGAGAATGCGGCCGAGGCACTGCCGAGGCTCTTCGAACTTGCCAGAGAGAGCGGCGTTAAGATTCTGGAAGTTACCTACCATAGACCAACGCTGAACGACGTCTTCCTGCACTTGACCGGAAGGGAGATACGCGATGAGGGCGGCGAAAGCAACGCGATGAAAATGGTCATGCGCGCGAGGATGAGGAGGTGA
- a CDS encoding ABC transporter permease yields the protein MRVFTTMIYREMKRFIRSKARVIGSLLNPLIWLIFFGKGWAGAFNFPGASMIFGGVDYMTFMVPGIVAMTVFNMSFMQGITLIWDKQFGFLKEILVAPASRTEAILGRITGGAIMAMIQGVIILALSFTLADLNVSGVLPALGLSFLVGIAIAAMGVAIALKMTSMEGFQMIVTMIMLPMTFLSGAFYPISTMPEWMQWLSKVNPLTYAVDGSRYYLAGVKPTFSLATDWLVLAGLAALFAAIAALEFRKATID from the coding sequence ATGAGGGTCTTTACCACTATGATATACCGTGAGATGAAGCGGTTCATCCGCTCGAAAGCAAGGGTTATAGGCTCCCTCTTAAATCCGCTTATCTGGCTGATATTCTTCGGCAAGGGTTGGGCTGGCGCTTTCAACTTCCCTGGCGCAAGCATGATATTCGGCGGCGTTGACTACATGACTTTCATGGTACCTGGAATAGTTGCAATGACGGTCTTCAACATGAGCTTTATGCAGGGGATAACACTCATCTGGGATAAGCAGTTCGGCTTCCTCAAGGAGATACTCGTGGCTCCAGCGAGCAGGACTGAAGCAATACTCGGCAGGATCACCGGCGGCGCGATAATGGCCATGATACAGGGCGTCATAATACTCGCACTCAGCTTCACCTTAGCGGACCTCAACGTCTCGGGAGTGCTTCCAGCCCTTGGCCTCAGTTTCCTCGTCGGAATAGCGATAGCGGCAATGGGAGTTGCAATAGCGCTCAAGATGACCAGCATGGAAGGCTTCCAGATGATAGTGACCATGATAATGCTCCCGATGACCTTCCTAAGCGGAGCGTTCTATCCGATAAGCACCATGCCTGAATGGATGCAGTGGCTCTCGAAGGTCAACCCGCTGACCTACGCGGTGGACGGCTCGAGGTATTATCTGGCCGGAGTCAAGCCGACCTTTTCGCTGGCGACGGACTGGCTCGTGCTCGCTGGTCTGGCCGCGCTCTTCGCAGCAATAGCGGCGCTCGAGTTCAGGAAGGCGACGATAGACTGA
- a CDS encoding phosphoglycerate kinase: protein MFRLTDFTYHGKTIFLRADLNSPVKDGMIISDARFRAVLPTIRHLLDEGAKLVIGTHQSKPYKGDYITTEQHAEILSNLLGQEVEYVEDIFGKYARERIKALKPGEAIILENLRFAAEDVKYKSLEECERTHFVRKLAPLLDYVVNDAFAAAHRSQPSLVGFARLKPMIMGFLMAKEVEALSRAYETDEKPRIYVLGGAKVDDSLRVAENVLRNGRADLILTGGLVGHVFTLAKGFHLGDANLEFMTKKGLLELVDWAEKILDEFYPYVRTPVDFAVDYKGERVEVDLLSDEKWLFDEYPILDIGSRTVEKYREVLMKAKVIVANGPMGVFEQEEFAVGTVGVFRAIGKSPAFSVVGGGHSIASIYQYNITGISHVSTGGGAMLSFFAGEKLPVLEAFRISYERFKDKIERKAQ, encoded by the coding sequence ATGTTCAGGCTCACAGACTTCACCTATCACGGCAAAACCATCTTTCTGAGGGCCGACCTCAACTCACCGGTCAAAGATGGGATGATAATCAGCGACGCTCGCTTTCGGGCTGTTCTGCCGACGATCCGGCACCTCCTGGACGAAGGCGCGAAGCTCGTCATCGGAACCCACCAGAGCAAGCCATACAAAGGTGACTATATCACCACGGAGCAGCACGCCGAAATCCTGAGCAATCTCCTCGGCCAGGAGGTTGAGTACGTCGAGGATATCTTTGGAAAGTATGCGAGAGAGAGAATAAAGGCGCTAAAGCCGGGCGAGGCGATAATCCTCGAAAACCTGCGCTTCGCTGCCGAGGATGTCAAATACAAGTCCCTGGAGGAGTGTGAGAGAACTCACTTCGTGAGAAAGCTTGCTCCGCTCTTAGATTACGTCGTTAACGATGCTTTCGCAGCCGCTCACAGAAGTCAGCCATCCCTTGTAGGATTCGCCCGGTTGAAGCCGATGATAATGGGCTTTCTTATGGCGAAGGAAGTTGAAGCCCTCAGCAGGGCATATGAGACAGACGAAAAGCCGAGGATTTACGTCCTCGGTGGGGCCAAAGTTGACGACTCCCTCCGCGTGGCCGAGAACGTCCTCAGAAATGGAAGGGCAGACCTAATCCTCACGGGTGGATTGGTCGGCCACGTCTTTACGCTCGCCAAGGGCTTCCACCTCGGCGATGCCAACCTCGAGTTCATGACTAAGAAGGGCCTTCTGGAGCTGGTCGATTGGGCAGAGAAGATACTCGACGAGTTCTATCCCTACGTGAGGACTCCAGTAGATTTTGCGGTCGATTACAAGGGCGAGCGGGTTGAGGTTGATCTCCTCAGCGACGAGAAGTGGCTCTTCGACGAGTATCCTATACTCGATATTGGCTCGAGAACCGTGGAAAAGTACCGTGAGGTTCTCATGAAGGCAAAGGTGATAGTCGCCAACGGGCCGATGGGCGTCTTTGAGCAGGAGGAGTTCGCCGTCGGAACGGTCGGGGTCTTCAGGGCGATTGGAAAGAGCCCGGCTTTCTCGGTTGTCGGCGGTGGGCACTCAATAGCCAGCATCTACCAGTACAATATAACCGGCATAAGCCACGTGTCGACGGGCGGAGGGGCTATGCTGAGCTTCTTCGCCGGCGAGAAGCTTCCGGTTCTGGAGGCGTTCAGGATAAGCTACGAGAGGTTTAAGGACAAAATAGAAAGAAAAGCTCAGTAG
- a CDS encoding restriction endonuclease: MAWTLDLIRLTPEETLIENVIELLKRMGFRNYEKVASRKDWGIDIVAIRDDPISGTEKLVIAVHRKGLAASRDVNVFADLADKYKADKGILISTTGFTKDAKVLISREYRGRIIPWDGEKLVSLFHNYSIEPPAELVEMAAAQKRGQKKESPLKEFELDAPLLYDFSAEGLMKRVASFASSMYPIKAGEIELRSLSVTLSSAYIFSWSVEEGGDKDKAVVFSPENIVLRATSHKKLRVPVTKALLDDRSIIRATEREIEVPISPSEAVLVLKSRASRELDVPEGKIVIHERKKVYIPKMAELELKVGENTAKAVVNLENNEIEFHITPLSDEYFLEKARGIISEQTGEKTVELDLKRDKGKVKITGWTERFSFEVSFNGYTGKPLGVEVLMNDEALDELLRRAYPDGEVLNLEKGKKVAVANILLGDGIAVVEVDLTRGSYTEVRRLPSPEEAYKNAREVIENNFPLGNLELKSYWVLEHKYLELILESGDGKAVVKVDGATGDVLDYIVEITPERAKEIVAEKYPEFGITAVEEAEAEYTITAENDRHEVKIRVSKDGKLIEEIDRVLKRELAENIAGEKVREVDPEAAIKGIKLREHWEVEFTGGTKVGKLVLHRATGEVLSQDVRFTEMAIEAMYHNHVRKVYGEKEPKTERVTHYKDRGYINIKLSGKDRFYYARIDTRTGRIISEDTAPIKGITAKLKQIQLESRYK, translated from the coding sequence ATGGCGTGGACCCTTGATCTAATAAGGCTCACACCGGAAGAAACTCTTATCGAGAACGTCATTGAGCTACTGAAGAGAATGGGCTTCAGGAACTACGAGAAGGTCGCAAGCAGGAAAGACTGGGGAATCGACATCGTGGCCATACGTGATGACCCCATCTCTGGAACCGAGAAGCTCGTCATAGCAGTCCATCGTAAGGGATTGGCCGCTTCCCGTGACGTTAACGTTTTTGCAGATCTGGCTGACAAGTACAAGGCCGACAAGGGAATCTTAATCTCGACGACCGGCTTCACGAAGGATGCCAAGGTTCTCATATCCCGGGAGTACCGGGGAAGGATAATCCCCTGGGATGGGGAGAAACTTGTTTCCCTTTTCCACAACTACTCCATAGAACCTCCGGCCGAGCTCGTTGAGATGGCCGCGGCCCAAAAGAGGGGGCAGAAAAAAGAGAGCCCTCTCAAGGAGTTTGAGCTCGACGCTCCGCTGCTCTATGACTTCTCCGCAGAGGGACTCATGAAGAGGGTAGCTTCCTTCGCCTCTTCCATGTATCCGATAAAGGCCGGTGAGATTGAGCTCCGGTCCCTCTCGGTTACCCTCTCGAGTGCATACATATTCTCCTGGTCCGTTGAGGAGGGAGGGGATAAGGATAAGGCCGTTGTCTTCTCGCCGGAGAACATTGTCCTGAGGGCAACCTCACACAAGAAGCTCCGCGTTCCAGTAACCAAAGCACTTCTCGACGACCGCTCCATAATACGGGCTACCGAGAGAGAAATAGAGGTTCCCATAAGCCCCAGCGAGGCGGTGCTCGTACTCAAATCAAGGGCCTCGCGGGAGCTGGACGTCCCGGAAGGGAAGATAGTAATCCACGAGAGGAAGAAGGTCTACATACCCAAAATGGCAGAACTCGAACTTAAAGTCGGTGAAAACACCGCGAAGGCCGTGGTAAACCTCGAGAACAATGAGATCGAGTTTCACATAACTCCGCTCTCCGATGAATACTTCCTTGAGAAGGCGAGGGGAATAATCAGTGAACAGACCGGAGAAAAGACCGTCGAGCTTGACCTGAAGAGGGACAAAGGAAAGGTAAAGATCACCGGATGGACCGAGAGGTTTTCATTCGAAGTCTCGTTCAACGGCTACACAGGCAAGCCGCTTGGTGTGGAGGTTTTGATGAACGACGAGGCTCTCGATGAACTTCTGAGAAGGGCATACCCTGACGGGGAGGTTCTGAACCTGGAGAAGGGTAAGAAGGTTGCCGTGGCTAACATCCTCCTTGGAGACGGCATAGCCGTCGTTGAGGTTGACCTTACGAGAGGGAGCTACACTGAAGTAAGAAGGCTGCCTTCACCGGAGGAAGCCTACAAGAATGCCAGGGAGGTCATAGAGAACAACTTCCCCCTAGGGAACCTCGAACTTAAATCCTACTGGGTGCTGGAACACAAGTACCTTGAGCTGATCCTTGAAAGTGGCGATGGGAAGGCCGTCGTGAAAGTTGACGGTGCGACGGGTGATGTTCTCGACTACATCGTCGAGATAACGCCGGAGCGGGCAAAGGAGATAGTGGCGGAGAAGTACCCGGAGTTCGGGATAACAGCCGTTGAAGAGGCAGAAGCTGAATACACCATAACCGCTGAGAACGACAGACATGAGGTGAAGATACGGGTCAGTAAGGACGGAAAACTCATCGAAGAGATAGACAGGGTGCTCAAAAGGGAGCTCGCCGAAAATATAGCGGGGGAAAAGGTCAGGGAGGTAGATCCCGAGGCTGCCATTAAGGGTATCAAACTCCGTGAGCACTGGGAGGTTGAGTTCACTGGTGGGACGAAGGTAGGAAAGCTCGTGCTCCATAGGGCTACTGGGGAGGTCCTCAGCCAGGACGTCCGCTTCACGGAGATGGCAATAGAGGCAATGTATCACAACCACGTCAGAAAAGTTTACGGTGAAAAAGAGCCAAAGACCGAGAGGGTGACCCACTACAAGGACAGGGGCTACATCAACATCAAGCTCTCAGGAAAAGACCGGTTCTACTACGCGAGAATCGACACCAGAACGGGGAGAATAATCAGTGAGGACACGGCGCCAATAAAGGGAATAACAGCAAAGCTAAAGCAGATTCAGCTGGAGAGCAGGTACAAGTGA
- a CDS encoding CGP-CTERM sorting domain-containing protein, whose amino-acid sequence MVCSQVIYVYSDGKVEFPLVDDLFAEDKIISLPIPQKFIVFRQNGEEGTAVKFINELGQSVSGPIVLEIPAGAKVDPQATNITYTVLGEREIGGAYYMLLNVTVPEGVSQITVVKEADTKAPEVSIGYLSPSKPKPGQAFKVYISANDNVGIKDMKVQIIVDGKVVAEYPAFSMKPSEVKATYFTEIPGVDSESFTIKVIATDFYGNTGETEYTYSSTGTTTTTTTPSSTGSTCGPAALVGLALVPLLLRRRK is encoded by the coding sequence ATGGTATGTTCACAGGTAATCTACGTCTACTCAGACGGAAAGGTTGAGTTCCCGCTTGTGGACGACCTATTCGCCGAGGACAAGATCATCTCCCTCCCAATTCCGCAGAAGTTCATCGTCTTCAGGCAGAATGGTGAAGAGGGAACCGCCGTCAAGTTCATCAACGAGCTCGGCCAGAGCGTCAGCGGACCGATAGTCCTTGAGATTCCCGCCGGTGCCAAGGTCGACCCGCAGGCCACCAACATAACCTACACCGTTCTCGGCGAGAGAGAAATAGGCGGAGCCTACTACATGCTCCTCAACGTTACCGTCCCGGAGGGAGTCAGCCAGATAACGGTCGTCAAGGAAGCCGACACCAAAGCTCCCGAGGTGAGCATAGGCTACCTCTCACCAAGCAAGCCCAAGCCAGGACAGGCATTCAAGGTCTACATCAGTGCCAACGACAACGTCGGAATTAAGGACATGAAGGTGCAGATTATTGTCGATGGAAAAGTAGTCGCAGAGTATCCAGCGTTCTCAATGAAGCCATCCGAGGTCAAGGCGACATACTTCACCGAAATTCCGGGTGTTGACTCCGAAAGCTTCACCATCAAGGTTATAGCCACAGACTTCTATGGCAATACTGGAGAAACTGAGTACACCTACTCGAGCACCGGCACGACTACAACCACTACCACCCCCAGTTCCACCGGAAGCACCTGCGGCCCGGCCGCACTTGTTGGTCTGGCGCTTGTTCCACTCCTCCTCAGGAGGAGGAAGTGA
- a CDS encoding metallophosphoesterase, giving the protein MLGKRIIALLMALFTLAAIPTTNVWAATPTGLAPGDVLVKPLPGVPAIGFPGDTIEIYPVEGVTIQSLQIISILHGPYDLQILGTESGVVKARIPEDAAPDVYFLVVKSDKGEVTIPNGVWVMKEAPTVLRIAQGSDFHVTSGSKMGFVCGDYFQKSITEILKYCQNPIPMHSYTATDSFMTYYAMVGSNGENIVNIILATGDDVDTNGDRAGYEMLDQAITYATAAGTPFISVKGNHDHPPTYYLQYVGPRYFYEVIGDFIIIGLDSRGEERHPEMEQLQWMEQVLKEHPDKIPIVLVHHPFWYISRYEGGVVENLTAFDDNDWQQIKKLASWDWVGRNGEYEDIARYFLQLVEKYNVRLILSGHIHKDKPVLYIDKDGNEHWFYALTTTGAPDKTSNPPSQTDINRGYTKPSWYVHR; this is encoded by the coding sequence ATGCTGGGCAAAAGAATAATAGCCCTGTTGATGGCTCTTTTCACCTTAGCAGCAATTCCAACGACAAACGTTTGGGCAGCAACACCCACCGGCCTGGCCCCTGGAGACGTTCTTGTAAAGCCTCTCCCCGGAGTCCCAGCTATTGGCTTTCCAGGGGACACCATTGAAATCTACCCCGTCGAAGGAGTTACAATCCAGAGCCTCCAGATAATCTCAATTCTACACGGGCCTTACGACCTGCAGATACTGGGCACAGAGAGCGGAGTAGTTAAGGCCAGAATACCTGAGGATGCTGCTCCAGATGTCTACTTCCTCGTTGTCAAGAGCGACAAAGGTGAGGTGACCATACCCAACGGCGTATGGGTCATGAAGGAGGCCCCAACAGTTCTCAGAATAGCCCAGGGAAGTGACTTCCACGTCACGAGCGGTTCAAAGATGGGTTTCGTCTGCGGCGACTACTTCCAGAAGAGCATCACCGAGATACTCAAGTACTGCCAGAACCCAATACCGATGCACAGCTACACCGCTACCGACAGCTTCATGACGTACTACGCAATGGTGGGCTCGAATGGAGAGAACATTGTGAACATTATCCTCGCTACAGGTGACGATGTCGACACCAACGGAGACAGGGCCGGTTATGAGATGCTCGACCAGGCCATAACCTACGCCACAGCTGCTGGAACGCCCTTCATAAGCGTAAAGGGCAACCACGACCACCCGCCGACCTACTACCTCCAGTACGTCGGTCCACGGTACTTCTACGAGGTCATCGGAGACTTCATAATCATCGGCCTCGACAGCCGTGGCGAGGAGAGGCACCCCGAAATGGAGCAGCTTCAGTGGATGGAGCAGGTCCTCAAGGAGCACCCGGACAAGATACCGATAGTCCTCGTCCACCACCCGTTCTGGTACATAAGCAGATACGAAGGAGGAGTCGTTGAGAACCTCACTGCCTTCGACGACAACGACTGGCAGCAGATAAAGAAGCTCGCCAGCTGGGACTGGGTTGGAAGGAACGGCGAGTACGAGGACATAGCAAGGTACTTCCTCCAGCTCGTTGAGAAGTACAACGTCAGGCTCATCCTCAGCGGACACATACACAAGGACAAGCCCGTCCTCTACATCGATAAGGACGGCAACGAGCACTGGTTCTATGCCCTTACCACCACCGGTGCCCCAGACAAGACCAGCAACCCGCCGAGCCAGACTGACATAAACAGAGGATACACCAAGCCTTCATGGTATGTTCACAGGTAA